In Zingiber officinale cultivar Zhangliang chromosome 1A, Zo_v1.1, whole genome shotgun sequence, a genomic segment contains:
- the LOC122013701 gene encoding alpha-humulene synthase-like: protein MEKQSMALVDGKEGIIRKSAEYHPSVWGDYFIRNSSSALEKVESIQRVEELKEQVRNHLFEETRDALQIMNLVDSIQLLGLDYHFEKEIALALRLIYEADAKNYGLYEASLRFRLLRQHGYYLSADVFNKFKDEKGRFLSTLNGDAKGLLNLYNAAYLGTHEETILDEAISFTKCQLESLLGELEQPLASEVSLSLETPLCRRIRRLLARKYIPIYQENMMRNDTLLELAKLDFNLLQSLHKEEVKKISIWWNDLALVKSLKFARDRVVECYYWIVAVYFEPQYSRARLITSKVISLMSIMDDIYDNYSTLGESRLLTEAIERWEPQAVDQVPEYLKDFYLKLLKTCKDFEDELEPHEKYRIPYLQEAIKVLSRSYFHEAKWGAEGYVPSLEEHLRVSLKSTGYPTVTCASFVGLGEDATKEAFEWVASFPKILKSCTIITRLMDDITSHELEQERDHVASTVESYMKEYGTSAKVAREKLQVMVEQGWKDLNKECLGTTPVARSLIEIILNLSRAMEDIYKYKDTYTNSNTRMKDNVSLILVESFPI, encoded by the exons ATGGAGAAGCAGTCGATGGCCCTTGTCGATGGCAAGGAAGGGATAATTCGCAAGTCGGCCGAATATCACCCAAGCGTTTGGGGTGATTATTTCATCCGGAACTCCTCCTCGGCCCTCGAAAAGGTG GAGTCCATTCAGAGGGTGGAAGAGCTAAAAGAACAAGTGAGAAACCATCTATTCGAGGAAACCCGTGACGCATTGCAAATTATGAATTTGGTTGATTCAATTCAACTTCTTGGGTTGGATTATCATTTTGAGAAAGAAATAGCTTTGGCGCTAAGATTGATTTATGAGGCTGATGCTAAGAATTATGGGCTTTATGAAGCTTCTCTTCGATTTAGGTTGCTTAGGCAGCATGGATATTATTTGTCTGCAG ATGTTTTTAACAAGTTCAAAGATGAGAAGGGCAGATTTTTGTCGACCTTGAATGGAGATGCAAAGGGACTACTAAACTTATACAATGCGGCTTATCTTGGAACACATGAAGAGACGATACTCGACGAAGCTATTTCTTTTACAAAGTGTCAACTTGAATCTTTGTTGGGTGAACTTGAGCAGCCTTTAGCATCAGAGGTGTCTCTTTCCCTTGAAACGCCACTATGTCGAAGAATTAGAAGGCTCTTGGCGAGAAAATATATACCCATTTATCAAGAGAATATGATGCGAAATGATACTCTATTAGAACTTgcaaagttggatttcaatctaCTACAATCTCTTCATAAAGAGGAAGTGAAAAAAATTTCAAT ATGGTGGAATGATTTAGCACTAGTTAAGTCTCTAAAATTTGCTCGTGATCGAGTGGTGGAATGTTATTATTGGATAGTTGCGGTGTATTTTGAACCTCAATACTCTCGTGCACGATTAATTACTTCCAAGGTTATTTCTCTCATGTCAATTATGGATGACATCTATGATAACTACAGCACATTGGGAGAGAGTCGACTGTTAACCGAGGCAATTGAAAG GTGGGAACCTCAAGCTGTTGATCAAGTACCAGAATACTTGAAAGATTTTTATCTCAAGCTACTAAAGACTTGCAAAGATTTTGAAGACGAATTGGAACCCCATGAGAAATATCGCATACCATATCTTCAAGAGGCA ATAAAAGTTCTATCAAGATCTTATTTCCATGAAGCAAAATGGGGTGCGGAAGGATATGTGCCATCACTCGAGGAGCATCTGCGTGTTTCATTGAAATCGACCGGGTATCCTACCGTTACATGTGCCTCTTTCGTAGGTCTAGGAGAAGATGCAACAAAAGAAGCATTTGAATGGGTTGCTAGTTTCCCCAAGATCCTTAAATCCTGCACTATAATTACTAGACTTATGGATGATATAACTTCACACGAG CTGGAGCAAGAAAGAGATCATGTCGCTTCAACAGTTGAGAGTTACATGAAAGAATATGGTACGAGTGCAAAAGTGGCACGCGAGAAGTTGCAAGTGATGGtggagcaaggatggaaggattTGAACAAGGAATGCCTCGGTACCACACCGGTAGCTCGATCTTTAATTGAAATAATACTGAATCTTTCAAGAGCCATGGAAGATATATACAAGTACAAGGATACCTATACTAATTCCAACACTAGGATGAAAGATAATGTCTCTCTTATATTGGTTGAATCCTTTCCTATTTGA
- the LOC122008594 gene encoding cone-rod homeobox protein-like, which produces MEHLQTANRYEAIYMCSCAETWCRTPTQEGVGISGTDSSWYCERVDLSDSYSPSLEAPTSTIPVGPTPTVFTVPPAVPPATYPTPPPAVPVTSYPVPPLTVPPAALTYIDPAVSLAVSAPAYAALEVMYASVCPRTGGTSSSKIVGFDNSSYIEALDRTLIIEAAQQRANADKKKKQTDQTSGQTQHPQATRQQQSGRSQLGQGTSGTSGRPQESGRTSSGRFLSSQQNHK; this is translated from the exons ATGGAACATTtgcagacggcaaatag atatgaagcAATATACATGTGTTCCTGCGCCGAGACATGGTGCAGGACGCCCACACAAGAGGGTGTTGGAATCTCTG ggacagactcctcaTGGTACTGTGAGCGCGTCGACCTCTCAGATTCCTACAGTCCTTCTCTAGAGGCGCCCACCTCGACCATACCTGTCGGACCCACCCCTACAGTATTCACTGTACCACCAGCGGTACCACCTGCGACATACCCGACCCCTCCACCAGCAGTACCAGTTACTTCTTATCCGGTACCACCACTTACCGTACCTCCAGCCGCTCTTACCTATATTGACCCTGCAGTGTCACTAGCGGTATCTGCCCCAGCTTATGCAGCACTAGAG GTcatgtatgcttcagtttgtccaaggACTGGAGGGACATCTTCAAGTAAAATTGTAGGTTTTGATAATTCATCTTACATAGAGGCATTGGATAGAACCCTTATAATTGAGGCGGCTCAACAGAGAGCGAATGCAGACAAGAAAAAGAAGCAGACAGATCAGACTTCAGGACAGACCCAACATCCACAGGCTACTAGACAGcagcagagtggtcgcagtcagttgggtcagggtacttctgggacATCTGGACGACCTCAGGAGTCAGGGAGGACTTCATCAGGACGTTTCctgtcttctcagcagaaccatAAATAG
- the LOC122008600 gene encoding sodium/hydrogen exchanger 2-like, translating into FISRFQVKKKQFFRNFMTIMLFGAAGTLISFFIISLGVVALFKEMDISSLDIADFLAIGAIFSATDSVCTLQILNQDETPLLYSLVFDEGVVTDATSIVLFNAIQNFDLVHIDAITILKFLANFGYLFLTSTLLGVQGGLLVLNYIIKKLYIGRHSTDREVALTMLMAYLSYMLAELLDLSGILTVFFCGIVMSHYTWHNVTESSRITTKHAFATFFFLYVGMDALDIEKWRFVSSSLKHFSNMPSDPSTRKAFLWQLIENGHGLEGEVGEHIAQPPTEDSFFRL; encoded by the exons tttatttccagGTTCCAAGTAAAAAAGAAACAATTTTTCCGCAATTTCATGACAATCATGTTGTTTGGTGCAGCTGGGACATTAATCTCATTTTTCATAATTTCCCTTG GTGTAGTTGCATTGTTCAAGGAAATGGATATTAGCTCATTGGATATTGCTGACTTTCTag CAATAGGTGCCATATTTTCTGCCACAGATTCTGTTTGCACCTTGCAG ATTCTTAATCAAGATGAAACACCTCTATTATATAGCTTGGTATTTGACGAAGGTGTCGTTACTGATGCTACGTCCATCGTGCTCTTCAACGCAATTCAAAACTTTGATCTTGTTCACATCGATGCCATAACCATATTGAAATTTTTGGCAAACTTTGGATATCTATTTCTTACCAGCACCCTCCTTGGAG TTCAGGGTGGACTGCTGGTGCTTAATTACATCATCAAGAAATTGTACATTGGGAG GCATTCTACTGATAGAGAAGTTGCTCTTACGATGCTCATGGCATACCTGTCATATATGTTGGCAGAA TTGTTGGATTTAAGCGGCATTCTCACAGTATTCTTCTGTGGGATAGTCATGTCGCACTATACCTGGCATAATGTCACAGAGAGCTCCAGAATTACCACCAA GCATGCTTTTGCAACATTTTTCTTTCTGTATGTTGGAATGGATGCATTGGACATTGAAAAATGGAGATTTGTTAGTAGCAG CTTAAAGCACTTCAGCAACATGCCCTCTGATCCATCAACCCGCAAAGCTTTCCTCTGGCAGCTCATCGAAAATGGACATGGCTTGGAAGGTGAAGTAGGTGAACATATAGCTCAACCACCCACGGAAGATTCTTTCTTTAGGTTGTAG
- the LOC122038823 gene encoding histone-lysine N-methyltransferase 2D-like: MATAVLRSQDCLRNQRHLDAFGPSPPMPVKHRRKNPPRSSPSSSPPSFYPVLPPKSCRRGSAPPARSPPPQAVKSGQSGNAPLDPRRSTSLRTDGRVLEGEPRPRKPLVMQEVRILKRGEDPRLAVFPTFDLRSEVDNSIVCSTDRLGPEPQVLPKKVFLADMPFPYAGPAYSAASPAPSSLPIPCFLKKDDADAANNDLASRILKELVCVC, translated from the coding sequence ATGGCCACGGCGGTGCTCCGATCTCAGGATTGCCTGAGAAATCAACGCCACCTCGACGCCTTCGGCCCCTCCCCACCGATGCCGGTGAAACACCGCCGCAAGAATCCCCCCcggtcttctccttcttcttctcccccATCTTTCTACCCTGTTCTTCCTCCAAAATCTTGTCGGCGCGGATCTGCACCTCCTGCTCGGTCTCCGCCCCCTCAGGCGGTGAAATCGGGCCAATCCGGGAACGCGCCTCTTGACCCACGCAGATCGACGTCTCTTCGCACGGATGGGCGGGTCCTCGAGGGCGAGCCGCGTCCACGAAAGCCTCTCGTGATGCAGGAGGTGCGGATCTTGAAACGAGGAGAGGATCCGAGGCTGGCCGTTTTTCCTACCTTTGATCTGAGGTCGGAGGTTGATAATTCGATCGTTTGCTCTACAGATCGGTTAGGACCGGAACCGCAGGTCCTTCCAAAGAAGGTTTTCCTCGCCGATATGCCGTTTCCGTACGCGGGGCCGGCCTACTCCGCTGCATCCCCCGCTCCTAGTTCACTCCCCATTCCCTGTTTCTTGAAAAAAGATGACGCCGACGCAGCCAACAACGATCTTGCTTCAAGGATTCTTAAGGAGCTCGTTTGTGTGTGCTAA